From a region of the Triticum aestivum cultivar Chinese Spring chromosome 7D, IWGSC CS RefSeq v2.1, whole genome shotgun sequence genome:
- the LOC123167014 gene encoding laccase-4-like — protein sequence MAMAICSGLPAPCSLLLATLLLLIVQAQSVTRHYDFNVQMANVTRLCGTKSIVTVNGEYPGPALVAREGDRVVVRVTNRVAHNVTLHWHGIRQLRTGWADGPAYVTQCPIQTGQSYVYDFTVTAQRGTLWWHAHISWLRATVYGAIIILPKHGVPYPFPAPHKEVPVVFGEWWRADTEAVVRQALRTGGAPNISDAFTINGLPGPLYNCSAKDTFKMKVEPGKTYMLRLVNAALNDELFFSVANHTLTVVEVDAVYVKPFTVKTLIISPGQTTNVLLTAKPFYPKANFYMSAAPYSTIRPGTFDNSTVAGIIEYQKPGSPSVASFDKDLPLFKPVLPRFNDTGFVTNFTSKLRSLATPRYPAAVPQSVDKRFFFTVGLGTLPCPAKTTCQGPTNKTQFAAAMNNVSLVLPSTALLQSHFTGMSRGVYGSNFPVTPLLKFNYTGAPPNNTNVAKGTKLLVLPFNASVELVMQDTSILGFESHPLHLHGFNFFVVGQGFGNYDAVNDPAKFNLVDPVERNTVGVPAGGWVAIRFLADNPGVWFMHCHLEVHTTWGLRMAWLVLDGSLPSQKLLPPPADLPKC from the exons ATGGCCATGGCTATCTGCTCTGGCCTTCCTGCTCCGTGCTCTCTCCTCTTGGCAACCCTGCTGCTGCTCATCGTCCAAGCGCAGAGCGTCACCAGACACTACGATTTCAAT GTGCAAATGGCGAACGTGACGAGGCTGTGCGGCACCAAGAGCATCGTGACGGTGAACGGGGAGTACCCCGGCCCGGCGCTGGTGGCGAGGGAAGGCGACCGCGTCGTCGTCCGCGTCACCAACCGCGTCGCGCACAACGTGACGCTGCACTGGCACGGCATCCGCCAGCTGCGCACCGGCTGGGCCGACGGCCCGGCCTACGTCACGCAGTGCCCCATCCAGACGGGCCAGAGCTACGTCTACGACTTCACCGTCACCGCGCAGCGCGGCACGCTGTGGTGGCACGCGCACATCTCCTGGCTGCGCGCCACCGTCTACGGCGCCATCATCATCCTCCCCAAGCACGGCGTGCCTTACCCGTTCCCCGCGCCGCACAAGGAGGTCCCCGTCGTCTTCGGCGAGTGGTGGAGGGCCGACACGGAGGCGGTGGTCAGGCAGGCGCTCCGGACGGGCGGAGCACCCAATATCTCCGACGCTTTCACCATCAACGGGCTCCCTGGGCCGCTCTACAACTGCTCTGCCAAAG ACACTTTCAAAATGAAGGTGGAACCCGGAAAAACGTACATGTTGCGCCTCGTCAACGCCGCGCTCAACGACGAGCTCTTCTTCTCCGTCGCCAATCACACGCTCACCGTCGTCGAGGTCGACGCCGTCTACGTCAAGCCTTTCACCGTCAAGACCCTGATCATCTCTCCTGGCCAGACCACCAATGTGCTCCTCACCGCCAAGCCGTTCTACCCCAAGGCCAACTTCTACATGTCCGCCGCGCCCTACTCCACCATCAGGCCCGGCACCTTCGACAACAGCACCGTCGCCGGCATCATCGAGTACCAAAAGCCCGGCTCCCCCTCCGTGGCAAGCTTTGACAAGGACTTGCCGCTGTTCAAGCCGGTTCTCCCGCGGTTCAACGACACGGGCTTCGTCACCAACTTCACCTCCAAGCTTCGCAGCCTCGCCACGCCGCGGTACCCGGCTGCCGTGCCACAGTCGGTGGACAAGCGGTTCTTCTTCACGGTGGGGCTGGGCACGCTCCCGTGCCCCGCGAAGACGACGTGCCAGGGGCCCACCAACAAGACGCAGTTCGCGGCGGCCATGAACAACGTCTCCCTGGTGCTCCCTTCCACGGCGCTCCTCCAGTCGCACTTCACCGGCATGTCCCGGGGCGTCTACGGGTCCAACTTCCCGGTCACGCCCCTCTTGAAATTCAACTACACGGGGGCGCCGCCGAACAACACGAACGTGGCCAAGGGGACCAAGCTCCTCGTGCTGCCATTCAACGCTTCGGTGGAGCTGGTGATGCAGGACACGAGCATCCTCGGCTTCGAGAGTCACCCCCTGCACCTGCACGGCTTCAACTTCTTTGTGGTCGGGCAAGGGTTTGGCAACTACGATGCCGTGAACGACCCTGCCAAGTTCAACCTCGTCGACCCGGTAGAACGGAACACCGTTGGGGTGCCCGCCGGCGGGTGGGTGGCCATTCGCTTCCTCGCCGATAACCCAG GTGTATGGTTCATGCATTGCCATCTGGAGGTGCACACAACGTGGGGACTGAGAATGGCATGGCTGGTGCTAGACGGGAGCCTTCCGAGCCAGAAGTTGCTCCCCCCGCCGGCCGATCTCCCCAAATGCTAG